Genomic DNA from Amycolatopsis alba DSM 44262:
GTACCGCGAAGGCGCGAACCTCGCGATCGAAAGCCCGATCACCGCCGCGCAGTCCGTTGTGGACATGCTCCTCCAAGGCGATCACAACGTCCTGAAGGTCTTTCCGTCGGTTTCGCGGGCCTGGCCGGACGCCTCCTTCGAAAGCCTGCGCGCGGAGGGCGCCTTCCTGGTGGACGCTTCCCGGCGGAACGGCGCGACCGAATGGATCCGCGTCCGCAGCGAAGCGGGGGAGCCGCTCACCCTCCAGCACGGGATCCCCGGTGACATCGAGGTCCGTGACGCGCGCGGGCGGCGATTGCCTTGGCGGGCCGAAGGTCCGGGCGCGATCTCGATCCCGCTCGGCCGCGGCGGGACGGCCGTCGTCACGCGGCGCGGCACTCGTCCGGTCATGGAGCCTCGCGACGTACCCGGCGACCGCGGTACTCCGGCATGGGGACTCGACCAGGAGGTCTGAGCATGGACATCACGCGCAGGACGGTGCTCGGCGGGGCGCTGGCGGGTGTGGCGGCGGCCGGGTTCGCGCCGTCCGCCTCGGCGGCGGAGATCGACAGCGGCCTCGACTGGCCCGGTTTCCTCGCCGCCGCGGACCTGGTCTGGCGGAGGATGCCGAAGACCTGGTACGAAGGCCCGTTCCTGGGCAACGGTTTCCTGGGCTCGGGTATCTACGCGGAACCGGGCAGGAACGCTGTCCGGTTCAACGTCCAGCACAGCGAGGTACAGGATCACCGGCCCGAATTCGGTTCCCTGTTCGGGCTCGCGAGGCTGCCGATCGGCCATTTCACCCTCGAACCGGTCGGCGCCATCACCGGGATCGACTGGCGGATGGACCTCTGGAACGCCGAACTCAGGGGAACGATCACCACCGCCGCGGGCAGTCTTTCGGTGCGGGCGATCGTCCACACCGGACAGTCGCTGCTGGCCGTCGAGATCGAGCCGACCGAGGGTGAGCGCGGCTTCGCGTGGGTGTTCCACCCGGCCGAGGCGGTGAGCCCGAGAACGGATCCGAAGTTCGGGAAGCCGCCGCCCGCCGGGTACGTCGCCAATCCACCCGCGAGCCTGGAAACCAGTGGTGACAGCAGGCTGTCCGTGCAGAGCCTGCTGGCGGGCGGTGAGCACGTCACGGCGTGGCGTGAGGTCGCCAGGGGATCCAAGCGCACGCTGTACACGTCCGTCGCCTGGTCACATCCGAAGAGGACGGCCGCACGGGAAGCGCTGAGGACGGTCCGCCGGGCCGAGCCGTTCGACGTCCTCGCGATCGATCACCGCCGCTGGTGGCACGACTACTACCGGCACGGCTTCCTGTCCATTCCGGACACCCGGCTCCAGAGCTTCTACTGGATCCAGCTGTACAAGGTCGCCTCGGCCGCGCGAAAAGAAGCGCCGGTGATGGCGACCTGCGGACCGTGGCTGGAACCGACCCCGTGGCCCGCGACCTGGTGGAACCTCAACGTCCAGCTGGAGTACTGGCTTATCCACGGCTCGAACCACCTGGAACTGGACGCCGTCAGCCACTCGCTCGGCAAATACCGCGCGAACCTGACGAGCCAGGTCGCCGAGCCGTACCAGCACGATTCCGCGGGTATCCCGCGCACGACCGACATGAACCTGCTCAACGGCGCGGCCGGGACGAACTCCGGGTTCCCGGTCGGCGTCCCCGGCCAGGAGACGCCGACGCCGGAGGTCGGCAATCTCACCTGGGCACTGCACAACGTCTGGCTGTCCTATCGGCACACGATGGACCGGCGCCTCCTGCGTGACACGCTGTTCCCGTTGCTGCGCAAGGCGATCAACTACTACCTGCATTTCCTCGCACCCGGACCGGACGGGAAGCTGCACCTGCCGCCGACGTTCTCCCCGGAGTACGGCGTCAACGCGCCCGACTGCAACTACGATCTCGCGCTGATCCGCTGGGGATGCAAGACGCTGCTGGAATCGGCGGCGGAACTGCGGATCGAAGACCCGCTCGCGCGGCGGTGGCGGGAGGTCCTGGTCACGCTGGTCCCGTATCCGGCCGACGCCGACGGCTACATGATCGGCGCCGGGGTGCCGTTCGCGAAGTCGCATCGGCACTACTCGCATCTGCTGCAGATCTACCCGCTGTACGAGATCACCTGGGAGCGGCCGGAGCACCGGCACGTCATCGAGACCTCGCTCGACCACTGGGTGGGCTTCGAGGGCGCGTTGCAGGGCTACACGTTCACCGGGGCCGCGTCGATGTCGGCACAGATGCTGCGCGGCGAGAAGGCCGAGTTCTACCTCGGGGAGCTGCAGCGGCGCTACATCCAGCCGAACACGATGTACAAGGAATCCGGCCCGGTCATCGAGACGCCGCTCTCGGCGGCGCAGTCGCTGCACGACATGCTCGTGCAGAGCTGGGGCGGGGTCATCCGGCTGTTCCCGGCCGTACCCGCCGGCTGGGCGGACGCCGCGCTGCGCGACTTCCGGACGCAGGGCGCGTTCCTGCTCAGCGCCTCACGGCAAGGTGGCAGGACACGCTGGGTCAAGGTGACCAGTGAGGCCGGGGCGCCTTGTGTGCTGCGGACCGACCTGGAAGGGGAGCTGACCGTCCGCGACCGGTGGGGGAGGCCGAAACGCTGGCGGCGGCTGCCGAACGGCGACGTCCAGCTCGACCTGCGGCGCGGCGAAGAAGCCGTCGTGCATCGCGCGGGCGACCACCCAGACCTCGAGATCCGGCCCGTTCCGGCGAACGGGGACCCCGCTCCGTGGGGGATGCCGTGACTTCCCTCGTGGTGATAGGCCAAAGTGGACCTGCACATCCTCAGGATGACAGGAGCACAGATGTCCCAGCCGCCGCAGCAGCCGTACCAGCAGCCGGGCTGGTACGGCGCACCGCAACAGCCGCCTCCGCCGGCGTCGAACAAGACGGCGCTCTGGATCGGGCTGGGTGTGCTGGGACTGGTCGTGGTGGTCGCCGTCGTGGCGATCACGGGCTTCGTGGCGCCGGGGTTCTTCCTGCCGGATCGGAAGAGCGAGGCCGCGGCTTCGTCGGCCGCTCCGACGTCGAGTGCCCAGGACACGACTACGCAGAGCCCGGTGCAGATCCCGACAGACCGGCTTCCGCTGCCGAAGCGCCCCACGCCGTTGGCGGATCCGACCGAATGCGCGTATCCGGCGGACACGAGCGGCGGCCACGTACCGAAGAAGGCCACCCCGCCCGCCGCGGGCCCGACCCCGGCGTCCGGTACGACGGCGGTCACGCTCAGGACGACCGCGGGTGACATCGGGCTGACCCTGGACAGCGCGCTCGCGCCGTGCACCGTGGCGAACTTCCTTTCGCTGTCGCGGCAAGGGTTTTACGACAGCACCTCGTGCCACCGGATCGGCACGTCCGGGTTGCAGATGCTCCAGTGCGGTGACCCGGAGGCCAGCGGCATGGGCGGGCCGGGGTACACCATTCCGGACGAGATCTTCCCGGAGCTCAAGTACGGTCGCGGGATCCTCGCCATGGCGAAGACCCAGGCACCGAACTCGGGCGGCAGCCAGTTCTTCATGGTCTTCGGTTCGGCGGAACTGCCCCCGGACTACACGGTGTTCGGGAGCATTTCCGACGCGGGCCTGCAGGTGCTGGACAAGGTCGCGAGTGGCGGCGTGGACGAGTCCCAAGGCACCGGTGACGGGACGGGCCCGCCGCGGATCCCGGTGACCTTCCAGTCCGTCGTGATCGGCTGAGACCTCAGAAGGCCCCGCGGACGGTGCCGCCGTCGACGCGGATCGTCGCGCCGCTGATGTACTCGGCGTGCGGGCCGCACAGGTAGGCGACGGCGCCGGCGATTTCGTCGGGCCTGCCGTAGCGGACGCGGTCGTTGGGCACGATCTCGCGGACCGAGGCGTGCTCGATCTCCTCCCAGGTCCGGCCCCAGCCGCGTTCCGGCGCCAGTGCGGTCAGGAACTCCTGGACGGCGGGGACGAGGATCGCGCCGGGCGCGACGATGTTGGAGGTCACGCGCGTGCCCGCCAGGTCGCGGGCGAGCGAGACCGCCAGGTTGTGCCGGGCGGCCAGTGACGCGTTGTAGTGCGGGTGGCTGTCGAACGGCTGCGTGGCCAGCCCGCCTCCGATGGTGACGACCCGGCCGTAGTCGCGCTCGCGCATGGCGGGAACGAGCCGCTGGATCATCCGCACGCCGGAGACGACGTTGACGTTGTAGGTGGTCAGCCAGACATCGGCGGTGGCCTCGGCCCAGTTCAGATGTTCGTAGGCGCCGGCGTTGTTGACCAGGATGTCGACGACGCCGCCGTCGAGTGCCTGTTCGGCGGTCCGGTCCGCGCCGTCGTCGGTGCCGAGATCGCCCACCGCGATGACCGCTTTCCCGCCGTTTTCGATGATCGAGCCGGCGATCGCCTGCGCGCGTCGGGTGTCACGTCCGTGGATGACGACCTCGGCACCTTCGGCGGCGAGCAGTCGGGCGGTGGCCTCCCCGAGCCCGGATGTCGAGCCGGTGATCAGTGCCCGGCGTCCGGTGAGCTGCAGATCCATGAGAAATCCTTCCGAGGCGAGCTATGTCTACAGCTGTATACTACGCTCAGTTATGTAACCACCTGTAGACTTGCTCGCATGAGCCGCACCACACCCCGAGCCCGCAACGCGGCCGCGACCCGGCAGGCCATCCTCGATTCGGCGATCACGGCGTTCACCCGCCACGGCTACGACGGGGTCGGCCTCCGCGAGATCGCGGCCGAGGCAGGCGTGACGGCGATCTTGATCAACCGCTACTTCGGCTCCAAGGAAGCCTTGTTCGCCGAGGTCGTCGATGTCTCGTTCGCGCAGCCCACGATGATCCCGAGCGACCCGGCCGACCTCGCCGAGCTGACCGCCCGCGCTCTCGTCGCCCGCACCGCCCCGGACGCCGACCATCTCGGCCCGTTCGAACTGCTGCTCAAATCGGCGGCCAATCCGAGAGCGGCGGAAATCATGCGGGCAGGCATCGGCAACCACGTCGGCGCGCGTTTCACCGGCGCGCTGGAAGGCGCTCATGCCGGGGAACGCGCCGAGCTGGGGCTCGCCCTGCTGGCGGGCACCTGGCTGATGCGCCGGATCATCGGCACACCCGCGCTGCGTGACGCCGACCCCGAAGAGCTGACGGCTCAGGTCGCCCGCGTCCTCGCCGTGATCGTCGAGCAACCCGGCTGAGGCGGCGGAAAAGAACAAGACTGTTTCTCCCGGAGGTCGCGGTGCACGCTCGATGGCATTGATCGCCGACCCGAGGGGGACGCGTGCCCGGCAGTGAGATCGACAGGGAACAGGAATACGTGGCGACCCTGTACGCCCGTCTGGACGCCATGCGGGAGGAGGCGGCCGAGCGGCTGGCCGCGGCCGGGGACCGGGAAGCCGCCGGTGTCTGGCGGGCGGAGGTGGCCCGCTTGGACGCGGTGGAGCAGGGGCTGTGTTTCGGGCGGCTGGACCTGCACGACGGCAGGCGCGTCTATGTCGGCAGGCTCGGCCTGTTCCGGGGCGAAGGCGGCGAACCGTTGCTGGTGGACTGGCGGGTGCCGGTGGCGCAGGCGTTCTACACCGCGACGGCGAACGCTCCCGACGGCGTGCGGAGACGACGGCGCATCACCACACGCGGCCGGACCGTCGTCGCGCTGGACGACGAACTGCTGAACCCGGACGGTGCCGTCGACGACGGCCTGGTCGGCGAGGCCGCGTTACTGGCCGCCGTGACCGCGGAGCGGACCGGTCGGATGCGCGACATCGTCAGCACCCTTCAGTCCGAACAGGATCGGATCGTCCGGCACGAGTCCGGCGGGGTGCTGGTGGTGCAGGGCGGTCCCGGCACGGGGAAGACGGCCGTCGCGCTGCACCGGGTCGCGTACCTGCTCTACACCCGTCCGCTCCTGCGCACGCGCGGTGTTCTGGTGGTGGGTCCCAGCCGGGTCTTTCTCGATTACATCGGCCAGGTCCTGCCGGGCCTCGGCGAGAACAGCGTGGTGACCACGACCATCGCCGACCTGAGACCGGACGTCGAGGTCAGCCGGGTGGATCCGCCGGGAACCGTCGAGTTCAAGGGCGCGGCGGTCATGGCCGAACGGCTGGCGGCGGCGGTGCGGTCGCGGGTCCGGGTCCCGGATCACCCGGTCGACATCGAGTTCGAGCAGCAGGTGTTGCGGCTCGGCCCGCGCGAGTGCGGCCGTGCCCTGCGGAAAGCCAGGCGGACCGGACTGCCGCACAACCAGGCCAGGCTGGTCTTCCACCGGGAGATCGTGGAAGTGCTCGCGCGGCGGTTGATCGCGGAGATGGAGGCGGTCGTGCTCACCGAAACGGGGGAGGCGATCGATGGCGGCAGCCCGGACGGCCGCCTCGGCGAGGCCGATCTGCGCGCGCTCGCCGCCGCCGGCGTCGTGATCGACCAGGACGACGGGCCGCGGACCCTGTCGGACGAGATCGACCGGACCGGTTTGCGGGACTCCTTGCTCGCCGACACCGGCGTCCGGGCCGTACTCGACATGCTGTGGCCGCCGCTGACGCCGGAGCGTGTGGTGTCGGACCTCCTCGGCGAACGGGCGGACGGCTGGAGCGCCGCGGACATCCCGTTGCTGGACGAGGCCGCGGCCTTGCTCGGCGCCGGGCAGGCGACGTTCGGGCACGTGGTCGTCGACGAGGCGCAGGAACTGTCCGAAATGGACTGGCGGATGCTGATGCGCCGGTGCCCCAGCAGATCGATGACCGTCGTCGGGGACCTCGCCCAGACCGGGAGCCCGGCGGGCACCGCGTCGTGGGACCGCGTGCTGCGGCCGCATGTGGGGGATCGGTGGCGGCTCGCCGGGCTCACGGTCAACTACCGCACGCCGTCGGAGATCATGGCCGCCACCGCGGATCTGCTCGCCGTCCACCATCCCGGAACGCCCCCGCTCCGGTCGGTCCGCTCGACCGGTGAGCCACCGTGGCGGATCGGCACCTCCAGGACCGGCCTGATCGCGACCGTCGCGGACCTCGCCACGGTGCACACCGACGGTCAACTCGGGATCATCGCCCCGAACGACCTCGTCGAGCCGCTGGCCGCCGCGTTGTCCCTCGCCGTCCCGCCGGACCTGACCGGCGAGGCCGTCCTGCTCACCCCCGCGCAGGCCAAAGGCCTGGAATTCGATTCGGTCCTGATCGCCGACCCGGCCGGAATCCTCGGCGCCGCGGCGCAAGGCCACAACGATCTCTACGTGGCCATGACCAGAGCCACCCGTCGGCTGGGGATCGTGCACCCCGGTCGGCCACCGGCGGAACTGGCCGCGCTGCGGGAACTCGGTCGCCCCGGCTGGCCGTGAGTGGCAAGTCCGTGAAGGCCTCCTTGAGGGACTCTGAGTCCCTCAAGGAGGCCTTCACGGACTTCCGAACGAGACCAGCGGTCAGAGCGGGTTGTACGCCCCCAGCGGAGCGGTGCAGAAAGGACCGCCGACGTACTCGGCCGCCACCCCGGTCGGAGCGGGCATGTCCGCCAGCTGGTCCGCGTAGGTTTCCGCGTTGTCGAGCGACTTGTAGCCCAGCTCCTCGGCTTCGGCGAGCGAGTAGATCCGGCGCGTGTTGTCGGAGACGCCCCAGATCAGCCGGTAGCCGGGGGAGGGGTAGCTCAGGCAGGCCTCGAACAGGCGGGCGCCGTCGTCGGGGGAGAGCCAGGTCGTCAGGCCGCGCGGGCCGAGGACGAGCGGACTTTCGAAGCATGAGCCGATCCGGATGACGATCACGTCCATGCCGAACCGCGAGTGGTACAGGCTGCCGAGCGCTTCGATGGCCGCCTTGCTGACGCCGTAGTAGGTGTCGGGTCGCGGGGTGGAGTCGGCGGGGAGGCCGTTCTCGCCAGCCTCGTCGTTGCGGCGGAAGCCGACGGAGTGGTTGCTGGAAGCCAGGATCACGCGTGGCACGCCCGCCGCCCGCGCGGCTTCGAGGACGGTGTGGGTGCCGTTGATGTTGACGTCGAGCGTGGCTTCCCACGAGCTCTCGCGGCTGTGCCCGCCGAGGTGGATCACCGCGTCGACGCCCGCGCACGCCTTCGTCATCGCTTCGGGGTCGGTCACCGACGCGATGATCAGCTCGACGTCCTCGCCGCCCGCGGCTTCGGGCTGCGCGGCCAGGTCGAGCAGCCGCAGCACCCGGCCGGAACGGCGCAGCCTCGACCGCATCAGGGTGCCGACGATGCCCGCCGAGCCGGTGATCAGGACGCGCTGGTCTGCCATGTGAACCCCTTGTCAGTAAAGGAAGTGCGGGATGATCAGCGGATGCCGGCGCGGCGCAGTTGCTGGCCGAGTTCCGCGGTGATTTCGGCGAGGAGTTCGCCGACGCGCCGGGCGTCGGCGTCGGTGACTTCGGTGATCGGCATGGAGCAGCTGATCGCGTCCGTGCCGGGGATGCGGTACGGGATCACGGCCGCGACGCACCGGACACCGAGGCTGCCTTCCTCGATTTCCGCCGCATAGCCGCGTTCGCGGGTCTTCGCGCATTCGGCGTGCAGCGCTTCGGCCGTGGTGATGGTGTTCGGGGTCAGCGCCGACAGTTCCCCGGTCAGGAGCCCGTCGATCTCGTCGTGCGTCAGTTCGGCCAGTAAAGCCTTCCCCAGCGCTGTCGCGTGGGTGGGCAGCGTGCGGCCGACGCGGGACACGAGATGCGTCGAGTGCCGTGACTCGCGTGTCTCCAGGTAGACGACGTCGGTGCCCTCGCGGCGCGCGAAGTGCGCGGTGAAACCGGTCTTCTCCCGGATCCGCTCCAGCGCCTCGGTCGCGTACGGGACGACCGGGTCGCGGTCCAGGTACGCCGTGCCACAGATCAGCGCGCGGACGCCGAGACGGTAGCGGGCGGTGTTGGTGTCGACTTCCAGCCAGCCGGCTTCGAGCAGCGTGCGGAGCAGTCCGTGCAGGCTCGACCTGGGGAAACCGGTCCGCGCGTGGAGATCCGACAGGGAAAGCCACACGTCGTTCGCGGCGAAGGTCTCGATGAGATCGATCGCCCGCCGGGCCGACTTGACCCCGGCGGGCTCAGGCGCCGCGGACGCGCCGTTCTCCACCGTGACAGCGGGGGCTCCCTGCTGTGGCATCCGCACTCCTCCAACCGGCCGTTGACTTGTGACCCTGGCCATATTAGCGTCCCGAACAGCGTTCTTATAGATGAACATAATCACTATAACAGACTCCGTTCATGAATGTGAACAGGTCGGGCTGGACCTTCGTGAACGCGGAAAGGAGTCAGCGGTGCATTTGCTGGACTGGATCATGGTGTCCGCGTATTTCGTGCTGATGGTGGTGATCGGGCTGTGGTCGCACAGCCGGGTCAACACGGTCAGCGACTTCTTCACCGCCGGCGGGAAGATGCCGTGGTGGCTGGCCGGTATTTCCCACCACATGTCCGGCTACAGCGCGGTCCTCTTCGTCGCGTACGCGGGCGTCGCCTACACGGACGGCATCACCGTCTACTTCTGGGGCATGGCCAGTATCGGTATCGGCGTCGGCATCGGCAGCTGGCTGTTCGCCGCGCGCTGGAACCGCCTGCGCTCGAAGCTCGGTGTCGCCTCGCCGCTCGAGTACCTGGCGAAGCGCTTCAACGTGCCCACCCAGCAGGCGCTGGCCTGGAGCGGCAGCCTCCTGAAGATCTTCGACATCGCGGCGAAGTGGTTCGCGGTCGCGACGATCCTCAACGTCTTCGCGGGCGTGCCCTACACCTGGGGCATCGTCATCACCGGTTCGATCACGCTGATCTACTGCACCGTCGGCGGCCTGTGGGCCGACGCGCTCACCGACTTCGGCCAGTTCGTCATCCAGGCCATCGCGGCGATCGTGATGCTGTGGGTCGTGCTGGACAAGCTCGGCGGAGTCTCCGGCCTGTGGACCGTGTGGGGAGACCTCCCGCCCGCCCACCTCAACCCGACCACGTCGAAGTTCACCACCGTGGTGTTGCTCGTCTACGTGCTGGTGAAGACGCTGGAGTACAACGGCGGTATGTGGAACCTGGCGCAGCGCTACATGGCCGCGCCGAACACCTACGAAGCCCGTCGCGGCGCGCGGCTCTCCTCGATCCTGTACCTGGTGTGGCCGCTGGTCATGATGTTCCCGATGTTCGCCGCCCCGCTGCTGATCCCGAACATCTCCAACCCCAACAACGCCTACGCGATCATGACCACGACGTTCCTCCCGCCGGGGCTGGTCGGGCTGGTACTGGCCGGGATCTTCTCGCACACCATGGCGATGGTCTCCTCCGACGCCAACGCGATCTCCGCGGTCATCACCCGCGACATGATGCCGGTGCTGTGGAAGAAGGCCCGGAGCTTCACCGAATCGCAGGGGCTGCTCGCCGCGCGGATCTCGACGGTGATCTTCGTCGTGCTGACCATGGCGGTGGCCACGCAGGCCGAGAAACTCGGCGGTGTGCTCGGTATCGTGGTGCTCTGGGTCGCGGCGCTGATGGGCCCGATCTCGGTACCGCTGCTGCTCGGCATGCTGCCGGCGTTCCGCCGCTCCGGCTCCCGCGCGGCGCTGATCTCGTGGGCGGGCGGTCTCATCGCCTACGCGATCGCCTACTACGGCTACAACGCCACCCTCGCGGTCACCGTGTCCACCCCGATCCTGGTCTCGCTGGCGCTGTTCATCGGGCTCGGCTACCTCATGCCCGAGCGCAAGGCCACCACCGACGAGATCATCGACACCATCGACCGCGACGACGACGTCACCCCTCGCAAGTCGCAGGAGGGCACCACCGTGCCCGCCTGAACGGGACCCGAACCCGTGATCAACCGATAAGAACGAAAGAGAAATCCATGGCGCAGACCAAGATTGAGCTCGACGGCCTACTGGCGTTCCCCTTGACCCCCTTCACCGAGGGGCTGGAACTCGACCTCGACGTGTTCGCGGAAACCGTCGAGAGCCACGTGGCCGCCGGAGCCGGCGCACTGTTCGTCGCCTGCGGTACGGGCGAATTCAGCTCGCTGTCCCCGGACGAGCACGCAGCGATCCTGCGTAAGGCTCGTGAGGTCGTCGCCGGGCGGGTGCCCGTCTGGGTCGGCGCCGGCGGTGGTGCCGCGACGGCTCGTGCCGGGATCGCGGCGGCGGAGGCGGGCGGCGCGGACGGCGTCCTCCTCCTGCCGCCGTACCTGGTGACCGGTCCGCCTTCCGGACTGGTCGACCACGTCCGGTACGCCGTCGGGGATTCCTCGATCCCGGTGATCGTGTACCACCGTTCGACCGGTGTGTTCACCCCGAACTCCGCCGTTGAGCTCCTCGACATCCCGTCGGTGGTCGGTCTCAAGGACGGCTTCGGCGACGTCGAACTCATGAGCCGGATCATCACCACGATCCGTTCGGTCGACACCGACCGCGCCCGTGATTTCCTGTTTTTCAACGGTCTTCCCACGGCCGAGGTCTCCGCGCGTGCCTATGCCGCGGTCGGCGTGGCGCGCTACTCCTCGGCCGTGCACTGCTTCGCCCCCGAGATCGCGGCCCGCTTCCACCGCGCGCTCGCGGAGAAGGACGACGCGGTCATGGAGGCGCTGCTCGCAGGGTTCTACCTGCCGCTCGTGGCGCTGCGGGACGAGGGACAGGGTTTCGCCGTGTCGCTGGTCAAGGCCGCTGCGCGGCTTCGCGGTGACAAGGTCGGCTCGGTC
This window encodes:
- a CDS encoding IclR family transcriptional regulator, translated to MPQQGAPAVTVENGASAAPEPAGVKSARRAIDLIETFAANDVWLSLSDLHARTGFPRSSLHGLLRTLLEAGWLEVDTNTARYRLGVRALICGTAYLDRDPVVPYATEALERIREKTGFTAHFARREGTDVVYLETRESRHSTHLVSRVGRTLPTHATALGKALLAELTHDEIDGLLTGELSALTPNTITTAEALHAECAKTRERGYAAEIEEGSLGVRCVAAVIPYRIPGTDAISCSMPITEVTDADARRVGELLAEITAELGQQLRRAGIR
- a CDS encoding TetR/AcrR family transcriptional regulator, translated to MSRTTPRARNAAATRQAILDSAITAFTRHGYDGVGLREIAAEAGVTAILINRYFGSKEALFAEVVDVSFAQPTMIPSDPADLAELTARALVARTAPDADHLGPFELLLKSAANPRAAEIMRAGIGNHVGARFTGALEGAHAGERAELGLALLAGTWLMRRIIGTPALRDADPEELTAQVARVLAVIVEQPG
- a CDS encoding glycosyl hydrolase family 95 catalytic domain-containing protein, with amino-acid sequence MDITRRTVLGGALAGVAAAGFAPSASAAEIDSGLDWPGFLAAADLVWRRMPKTWYEGPFLGNGFLGSGIYAEPGRNAVRFNVQHSEVQDHRPEFGSLFGLARLPIGHFTLEPVGAITGIDWRMDLWNAELRGTITTAAGSLSVRAIVHTGQSLLAVEIEPTEGERGFAWVFHPAEAVSPRTDPKFGKPPPAGYVANPPASLETSGDSRLSVQSLLAGGEHVTAWREVARGSKRTLYTSVAWSHPKRTAAREALRTVRRAEPFDVLAIDHRRWWHDYYRHGFLSIPDTRLQSFYWIQLYKVASAARKEAPVMATCGPWLEPTPWPATWWNLNVQLEYWLIHGSNHLELDAVSHSLGKYRANLTSQVAEPYQHDSAGIPRTTDMNLLNGAAGTNSGFPVGVPGQETPTPEVGNLTWALHNVWLSYRHTMDRRLLRDTLFPLLRKAINYYLHFLAPGPDGKLHLPPTFSPEYGVNAPDCNYDLALIRWGCKTLLESAAELRIEDPLARRWREVLVTLVPYPADADGYMIGAGVPFAKSHRHYSHLLQIYPLYEITWERPEHRHVIETSLDHWVGFEGALQGYTFTGAASMSAQMLRGEKAEFYLGELQRRYIQPNTMYKESGPVIETPLSAAQSLHDMLVQSWGGVIRLFPAVPAGWADAALRDFRTQGAFLLSASRQGGRTRWVKVTSEAGAPCVLRTDLEGELTVRDRWGRPKRWRRLPNGDVQLDLRRGEEAVVHRAGDHPDLEIRPVPANGDPAPWGMP
- a CDS encoding peptidylprolyl isomerase, whose translation is MSQPPQQPYQQPGWYGAPQQPPPPASNKTALWIGLGVLGLVVVVAVVAITGFVAPGFFLPDRKSEAAASSAAPTSSAQDTTTQSPVQIPTDRLPLPKRPTPLADPTECAYPADTSGGHVPKKATPPAAGPTPASGTTAVTLRTTAGDIGLTLDSALAPCTVANFLSLSRQGFYDSTSCHRIGTSGLQMLQCGDPEASGMGGPGYTIPDEIFPELKYGRGILAMAKTQAPNSGGSQFFMVFGSAELPPDYTVFGSISDAGLQVLDKVASGGVDESQGTGDGTGPPRIPVTFQSVVIG
- a CDS encoding NAD-dependent epimerase/dehydratase family protein, with amino-acid sequence MADQRVLITGSAGIVGTLMRSRLRRSGRVLRLLDLAAQPEAAGGEDVELIIASVTDPEAMTKACAGVDAVIHLGGHSRESSWEATLDVNINGTHTVLEAARAAGVPRVILASSNHSVGFRRNDEAGENGLPADSTPRPDTYYGVSKAAIEALGSLYHSRFGMDVIVIRIGSCFESPLVLGPRGLTTWLSPDDGARLFEACLSYPSPGYRLIWGVSDNTRRIYSLAEAEELGYKSLDNAETYADQLADMPAPTGVAAEYVGGPFCTAPLGAYNPL
- a CDS encoding HelD family protein translates to MREEAAERLAAAGDREAAGVWRAEVARLDAVEQGLCFGRLDLHDGRRVYVGRLGLFRGEGGEPLLVDWRVPVAQAFYTATANAPDGVRRRRRITTRGRTVVALDDELLNPDGAVDDGLVGEAALLAAVTAERTGRMRDIVSTLQSEQDRIVRHESGGVLVVQGGPGTGKTAVALHRVAYLLYTRPLLRTRGVLVVGPSRVFLDYIGQVLPGLGENSVVTTTIADLRPDVEVSRVDPPGTVEFKGAAVMAERLAAAVRSRVRVPDHPVDIEFEQQVLRLGPRECGRALRKARRTGLPHNQARLVFHREIVEVLARRLIAEMEAVVLTETGEAIDGGSPDGRLGEADLRALAAAGVVIDQDDGPRTLSDEIDRTGLRDSLLADTGVRAVLDMLWPPLTPERVVSDLLGERADGWSAADIPLLDEAAALLGAGQATFGHVVVDEAQELSEMDWRMLMRRCPSRSMTVVGDLAQTGSPAGTASWDRVLRPHVGDRWRLAGLTVNYRTPSEIMAATADLLAVHHPGTPPLRSVRSTGEPPWRIGTSRTGLIATVADLATVHTDGQLGIIAPNDLVEPLAAALSLAVPPDLTGEAVLLTPAQAKGLEFDSVLIADPAGILGAAAQGHNDLYVAMTRATRRLGIVHPGRPPAELAALRELGRPGWP
- a CDS encoding SDR family NAD(P)-dependent oxidoreductase; this encodes MDLQLTGRRALITGSTSGLGEATARLLAAEGAEVVIHGRDTRRAQAIAGSIIENGGKAVIAVGDLGTDDGADRTAEQALDGGVVDILVNNAGAYEHLNWAEATADVWLTTYNVNVVSGVRMIQRLVPAMRERDYGRVVTIGGGLATQPFDSHPHYNASLAARHNLAVSLARDLAGTRVTSNIVAPGAILVPAVQEFLTALAPERGWGRTWEEIEHASVREIVPNDRVRYGRPDEIAGAVAYLCGPHAEYISGATIRVDGGTVRGAF
- a CDS encoding sodium:solute symporter family protein, with protein sequence MHLLDWIMVSAYFVLMVVIGLWSHSRVNTVSDFFTAGGKMPWWLAGISHHMSGYSAVLFVAYAGVAYTDGITVYFWGMASIGIGVGIGSWLFAARWNRLRSKLGVASPLEYLAKRFNVPTQQALAWSGSLLKIFDIAAKWFAVATILNVFAGVPYTWGIVITGSITLIYCTVGGLWADALTDFGQFVIQAIAAIVMLWVVLDKLGGVSGLWTVWGDLPPAHLNPTTSKFTTVVLLVYVLVKTLEYNGGMWNLAQRYMAAPNTYEARRGARLSSILYLVWPLVMMFPMFAAPLLIPNISNPNNAYAIMTTTFLPPGLVGLVLAGIFSHTMAMVSSDANAISAVITRDMMPVLWKKARSFTESQGLLAARISTVIFVVLTMAVATQAEKLGGVLGIVVLWVAALMGPISVPLLLGMLPAFRRSGSRAALISWAGGLIAYAIAYYGYNATLAVTVSTPILVSLALFIGLGYLMPERKATTDEIIDTIDRDDDVTPRKSQEGTTVPA
- a CDS encoding 5-dehydro-4-deoxyglucarate dehydratase, whose protein sequence is MAQTKIELDGLLAFPLTPFTEGLELDLDVFAETVESHVAAGAGALFVACGTGEFSSLSPDEHAAILRKAREVVAGRVPVWVGAGGGAATARAGIAAAEAGGADGVLLLPPYLVTGPPSGLVDHVRYAVGDSSIPVIVYHRSTGVFTPNSAVELLDIPSVVGLKDGFGDVELMSRIITTIRSVDTDRARDFLFFNGLPTAEVSARAYAAVGVARYSSAVHCFAPEIAARFHRALAEKDDAVMEALLAGFYLPLVALRDEGQGFAVSLVKAAARLRGDKVGSVRPPLVEPTGDQIARLEKIVDDGFAVLKSVEAGA